DNA sequence from the Janibacter sp. CX7 genome:
GGCGGCCGGTCCGCCCGCCGTGCTGGTCGTCGTCGCCGACGGCCCCGCGACGCTCACCGAGAAGGCGCCGGGTCACCTGCAGCTGGACGCCGCTCCCTTCGCCGCGGAGCTGAGCAGGGCTGTGGCGCAGGCGGACTCGGCTGCGCTCGCCGCCCTCGACCCGGCCGTCTGCGACCGGCTCTGGATGCGCGGTCGACCGGCCCTGCAGGTGCTCGCCGCCGCGACCGACGGTCTGGCCGGCGAGCTCGTCGCGGACGAGGCCCCCTTCGGCGTGCAGTACCTGCTCGCCCGCTGGGCCTGAGGGGTCACACCTCGAGCTTGAAGCCCTCGTGCGTCGCGACGTAGCCGAGCCGCTCGTAGAAGCGGTGCGCCTCGGGGCGCCGCTTGTCGCTCGTCAGCTGCACAAGGGTCACCCCGCGGGCGCGCGCCTGGTCGTGGGCCCACTCCATGAGTGCACCGCCGAGGCCGCTGCCGCGGGTGCTCGAGTGGACCCGCACGCCCTCGACGATCATCCGCATCGCACCACCGCGGCTCAGGCCGGGCACGAAGGTCAGCTGCAGCGTGCCGACGGGCGCGCCCTCCTCGTCGCGCACGATCGCGAGGAGCTGCTGCGGGTCGGCGTCGACCGCGTCGAAGGCCGCGAGATAGGGGGTCAGGTCCGTGCCCT
Encoded proteins:
- a CDS encoding GNAT family N-acetyltransferase, translating into MTAPPRRTTDRITTATADVVVTRATREDVADIAALLRDDVLGAGREGTDLTPYLAAFDAVDADPQQLLAIVRDEEGAPVGTLQLTFVPGLSRGGAMRMIVEGVRVHSSTRGSGLGGALMEWAHDQARARGVTLVQLTSDKRRPEAHRFYERLGYVATHEGFKLEV